A segment of the Desulfomicrobium macestii genome:
GGGTGGAGGTGACGGGCAGGGCCGCGATCTCGGAGCGCGGGATCATGGCCTCGCAGGCCTCGGTGGTGTTGAAGTCGAAGGCGCGGCGGATGAGGCGGCGTTTTTCCTCCTCGATCTGTCCGCTGGAGTAACTGGCGTCGATGAGCATGCGCAGTTCGTCCTCGGTGTAGACCGAGCCGTGGGTGGCGCTGGGGGTGAAGCCGAGCAGGCGCACCGTGCGCGTACCGGACCAGTCCAGCAGGCGGATGGGCCAGTAGAAGATGCGGTAGAAGATTTCCATGGGCAGCGCGATGGCCAGGGCGGTTTTCTCGGCCCGTTCCAGGGCGATGGTCTTGGGCGCGAGCTCTCCGAGCACGATGTGCAGGAAGGTGATCAGGCTGAAGGCGATGGCGAATGAGATGGAGTGCAGCACGGCGGGGGGCACTCGGCCTTCGAGCAGTGGGTGCAGCAGCTCGGCGATGGCGGGTTCGCCGATCCAGCCCAGGGCAAGGGAGGACAGGGTGATGCCCAGCTGGGTGGCGGAGATGTAGGCGTTCAGGTGATCGATGAGGCGCAGCAGCAGTTTGGCTTTTCTGTTACCGCTGTCCGCAAGGGTTGCGATACGAGAACGTCGCACGCCCACGAGGGCGAATTCCGAAGCCACGAAAAAGCCGTTGGCCAGAACCAGCAGGACGACCAGCAGCAGAAAGGCTAAAGAGCGGAGCATGAAGAAGTCCTTGATGAAAACGGGCTGTTTGAACTTTGGCCTGCGTGGTGGGAGCCCTCGCGGCGTTCTCGTTCATCTGTAACCATGATCGCCCGTCAGGGTAAAGACGCAAATGGCGTTGACGCCGAAATTTCGCGAACGCCGGATCAGTCGTCTATTTCAATCAGCCCAAGGCGTGCGGCGTGGCGTACGAAGGCCACGGGGCTTTTTATGCCAAGTTTGGTCATGATGGCGTAGCGGTGGTTGAGGATGGTCTTGCGGGACACGAAGAGTTTGGCCGCGATCTCCTCCGGGGTCAGTCCTTCGGCCAGAAGGCGCATGACCTGCTGTTCGCGCAGCGAGAGGCTGCCGTAGGACTCGTCCAGGGTCTTGGCCTTGCGGCCGGAGATGTCGCTCAGGCGGCGCAGCACCGAGGGCGAGAGGGAGCCGTCGAGGTATTGTCCGCCGGAGAGGACGGTGCCGATGGCTTGCAGGATTCCCTCGCCTCCCGATTCCTTGGACATGTAGCCGCTGGCTCCGGCCTGGAAGGCGGCGGCGATGAAATCGAG
Coding sequences within it:
- a CDS encoding hemolysin family protein, with the translated sequence MLRSLAFLLLVVLLVLANGFFVASEFALVGVRRSRIATLADSGNRKAKLLLRLIDHLNAYISATQLGITLSSLALGWIGEPAIAELLHPLLEGRVPPAVLHSISFAIAFSLITFLHIVLGELAPKTIALERAEKTALAIALPMEIFYRIFYWPIRLLDWSGTRTVRLLGFTPSATHGSVYTEDELRMLIDASYSSGQIEEEKRRLIRRAFDFNTTEACEAMIPRSEIAALPVTSTLDEVLEAFRIHGYSRLPVYGEDLDDVVGVLFRQDMEPFMSREPGLVFSMTALLHPPAFVPSGKRLGSLLKQMQATRTHLIFVMDEYGGLEGLVTLEDVLEEIVGEINDEYDEEVRSQIVRDGAAFILDGMLAVRDANRKLGLGLPEDEAYTTVAGFLLAQAGRVLEPGDIVPVKDGEFKVERVERRRITRIRFTPEARQTS
- a CDS encoding response regulator transcription factor, which gives rise to MSTPKRILIIDDHPLYRDGLKARLDTRPDLCVVGEAGTCAEGLRLTQSLAPDLAVIDISLPDGSGIELTRELRASRPDLPVLIVSMHAKLDFIAAAFQAGASGYMSKESGGEGILQAIGTVLSGGQYLDGSLSPSVLRRLSDISGRKAKTLDESYGSLSLREQQVMRLLAEGLTPEEIAAKLFVSRKTILNHRYAIMTKLGIKSPVAFVRHAARLGLIEIDD